The nucleotide window TTTTgtgcttttttttttatacGAAGATGTAGAAATATGATGTTTTTACAAGTATACGACAATTTGCCTCCCATACGACTTTTCGCGCAATCAATTCTATCGGACTCTGTCGGCAATTGCGTGTCCACCATGTCCAGTTAACCTCGGCCAAAACGGACATTTTAGCCCTGTGTCCGGATTCAAAGGTCCGTCCCCCGCGATGTGTCCGGTACGACTCTGCGATTCCACTCGTCCTATTTACCACGCTCGCGACTCTACTGCTCGATACATTGAGATCGCTCACAACTTTCTCAATAAAAGAGCAATGGCAGAAGACAaggccaaagaagaaagggcAAAACAGGCAGAGAGAGCGAGGAAGTTGGTACGTAATACAGTTCACAACAGCGGTTTGAACTACAGCTCACACACCGTAGCTCGCtcagagaaagaagaagaaggcagcaGAGGCTGGCACAGCGTCGGAATCTCAGACACCTGCTTCAGCAGATACTCTTGCTTTCACATCAACAAGGACAAGCTTGGATGATGCGCAGCCAGAGAGTGAGAAATCCAAGAAGGCTGACGCTAAAGACCAAGGAATTAAATCAGTCGATGTAAATGAAGAGACTGAAGtggtagaggaagaaacaCCGCAAGAGACGGATATGAAAGAAGAGCCGCAACCAATAGCTCGCGTCGGAGAAGCTGCTGCACCGAACCAGGAAACGCCCGATAGACCGATGGCTttagaagaagaaacgtCTATGCCAGAACCGCCCAAGgagtcgaagaagagcaagaagaaggctgctaagaaagaaaaacaagAGGCTGCTAAAGCTGCCtcagaagcggaagcagaAACCAAAATCGAGGTAGATGAGGGGACTGAGAGAGCGACCGAAGACATTGCCCAGGTGGAGCAACCTCCCGCCGGGAGCTCGCAGGATGAGACCAGGGCAACTGAGACGCCGGAAACCGTGAAATCAACACCCGAGGCTTCAAGTCTTGAACTTAAACCTCAACTTAAAGCACATGGGACTGCCAAACACACAGAGGAAACCTCCAACGACTCCTTGGCTAATCTTCAAGAAACTGtatcccttctcctcaacgAACGATCTGAACTCCAATCCCAGCTATCCTCCCTTCGCTCTGAGTTTGAAACGGCCCAGGGAGACACGAAGCTCTTGGAACAAGGGCGAGAGTTAATAAAGGgtctggaggaggagaaacgATCACTAGAATTTCAATTGAACGAGGCGCAGGATAAGGCGGCCAGAATCGAGGGTTTGGAAAGGCAAGTGAAGAGCACTGAAAATGAGTTAGAGggggtgaagaagacgaaggaaTATCTgcaggaagaaaaggaacgATTGGAGTCGGAACTTGTGGTGCAACGAGATgctgagaaagaaagagttGTAGAACTGGAAAAGGCCGTTGAAAGGtcaagggaaagggaaggtgGTCTTGAAGCTGAAATCAGGAGGTTACGGCAGGTGTGTCCATTCTTTAACATTCGCAATTTTACCCACAGGCTGATCTGTCAATGACAGAGTCATAACGAACTTTCAAACAACCTTTCCAATCTAGCCGCTGACCTTGACTCCCTTcggtcttcttcagctCTTACAGAGTCGACTCTTGCGGATCTCCAAGCCGCCCACACCACTCTCCGATCTGTCCATGATCAGCTCAATAGCGACCACTCCACCCTCAAAGACGAACATTCGCAACTATCTTCCAAACATTCTTTACTTCAAGATACGCATTCCTCTACAAACACCGCTCTTAAGTCTCTCCAGGACACACATACCTCTTTGCAATCCGAGCTTGAATCCATCAAATCCAAATTAAATAACGCCACGAAACGCGCAGACACCGCCGAGAAGCGGAAGGCGGCTTTGCAAAATGATAACGAGGAATTATTTAAGCAGCTTGAGGAGGTGCgggagaaggtggtgcaagcaatggaagagaaggcagTGTTGGCTAGCgaggtggaagaatgggagatgaagggcaaaggatgggaaaggacgaaggcggagatggagaaggttCTAGAAGTGAAAGATGCTGAAGCTATGGTATGTCGAAACGGGCGTCAGGGATTAATAGGCGCTGACTGTTTATAGGACCTT belongs to Cryptococcus neoformans var. grubii H99 chromosome 7, complete sequence and includes:
- a CDS encoding myosin heavy chain gives rise to the protein MAEDKAKEERAKQAERARKLLAQRKKKKAAEAGTASESQTPASADTLAFTSTRTSLDDAQPESEKSKKADAKDQGIKSVDVNEETEVVEEETPQETDMKEEPQPIARVGEAAAPNQETPDRPMALEEETSMPEPPKESKKSKKKAAKKEKQEAAKAASEAEAETKIEVDEGTERATEDIAQVEQPPAGSSQDETRATETPETVKSTPEASSLELKPQLKAHGTAKHTEETSNDSLANLQETVSLLLNERSELQSQLSSLRSEFETAQGDTKLLEQGRELIKGLEEEKRSLEFQLNEAQDKAARIEGLERQVKSTENELEGVKKTKEYLQEEKERLESELVVQRDAEKERVVELEKAVERSREREGGLEAEIRRLRQSHNELSNNLSNLAADLDSLRSSSALTESTLADLQAAHTTLRSVHDQLNSDHSTLKDEHSQLSSKHSLLQDTHSSTNTALKSLQDTHTSLQSELESIKSKLNNATKRADTAEKRKAALQNDNEELFKQLEEVREKVVQAMEEKAVLASEVEEWEMKGKGWERTKAEMEKVLEVKDAEAMDLHDQVSSLAEENSSRAEQITSLSSQLSKAQEQIYSLQSSLLASQAAAIPLPASPLASTSAISPSQENPDALSTAEAAHALEVSNLTAVIRSLEDGLYKREMRLHELERQIMNLSGRPATYRSTSGGSSGTKGYFFSPPDQEPSAPQSPTVAPKPRLNPVDAILPPSVRHKRQVSLNALKARMEPSVSLKGASPLRGSRTIAEVKEEASIGDEGRRESVDGRSVGVRKQFGDEIMFCCPACDGDLITL